TCACTGAAGCATGTGTTTGCACAGCCTGCAACTACTGTGAACAGCTCCAGGAACAAAGAATTTCAATTTCAATTAAATTGTGTACGTTCTTCCCCCACCAAGCTTATAAGCTTCACACACTAGTTCCTCACAGTAGTACTTGAGCTATCAACAATAAATAACTGGAGCACTTGAAGTAAATTTGCATTACCTCTTTCTAAAAACGCATCAGTGTAGTGAGGCTGAGCCTGAGAGTCCTGTGCAAACCCAGGCCAGGGGAGGCTCGGCCAACACAACACGTGTTATTAAGCAGCTCACACCAGCCCCGAGTCCTCATTACTTTAATTTCCATTTGGCAGTGAGCAGACAGTTAATGTTTACACAGCAATGTAACCCTATATGACAGTGCTACTTCTAATTAAGATGGGTGTTCTGGAGACACAGTCATGACTGTTCCAAAGGTacaagagtgtgtgtgtgtgtatatatacatatatgtatgtatttatacacacacaaaaccagaatCTGGACTACAGCACAGTTCTGCATTAGCAATTTGAATGATGCTTGGGAAAAGTGCTGTAGgcacacattttaaatttaatgcaTCTGTTCTTGCAGTGACTGCCTGGGAGTACTCCAgaacaaacccagctccatCGCCAGcctccctgtgcctgggctTACATAATGCTGCACAGCAGAACCAGGCAGGGATGCTGCCTCAGCCAGGGGAGCCCAGCAAGGCTATTTCCCTCCTATCACCCAAACCCACTTCTAACAAGACCTTCAGTTACTGCTGAGGGTCTGAAACAGCTAGAATGAAGCTAAACTACTGCCTTATCATTGACAACACATCAGAatttcatagatttttttttttttacaccacTGAACTCAGTTTCctagaaacaggaaaaaaaaacaaaactaatttttagCAAGCTGCAGTACAGCTCCGGCAGGTGAcagtccctgggcagcagcaccactggGTGACTAAGCAAACCAGTTCTAAAAGCTTTATTTGACAACAGCACACAGGCTGGGAGCCGAGCTGAAGCCAAACCTGAATTACAGCAGTAATTTACTCGTCTAAGCCTGAAACGCCGAGCTCAGCCACCTACAGCTGCGCCTCTCAGCGCCATTCCGGAGGGATGCCCGCTGTTTCCCCCTCGCCTCCCGCGTCAGCGCCGGTAACCAGGAGCCAGGTAACGAACTCACACCTGAGGCGCGGCCGCTCGGGGTCACGGGGGGGCAGCgggagcggggagggggagGCACAGCCGCCCGGGAGCCGCGGCGGGAGGCTCGGTCTGCTCGGAGGCTTCACTCACCACCCCCGCGGGCAACGCTCTCCACACCACTCCCGTGGGAGCTTCACTCCCGCACGGCCCGGGAGGGCTCGGGCCCGACGAACCCCgggagctccatccctgcacgGCCCAGGAGCGCTCACCTTTCCGCCCGTCCCGGCCCCCGCCATCACCCCACGGCCTCCCGAGCCCGCCGCGCCCACACAGCTCCTACTCCtgcccccgcgccccccgccccgctcggGCCTCACCGTGAGGCGGCGGTGGCTCCGCGAACGGACCGTGAGGAGGCGGTGGCGGCGCTCGGGCCCGACTGCGGCGGCGCTCTTATACCGagcgggggaggggggaaggacCCGCCTCTCGCCGCCTCGCAACGCCCGGGCTGCCCGCCGCGAACGCCTGAGCAAAACACCCGACCGCGGCTCCGAAACGGTAAAAACCGGTACTCGCGCCGCCTTCCGCGAGGTGCGGAGCGGGCAGCGGAGCCGAATTGAGTCTGGGGGGAAGGAGCGGCCGGTGGAGGGGTTTTCAGGCAGCGACGGAGCTGCGCCAGAAGCCGCACAATAGACGGAGGCCAGGGCCCCTCCCCGCGGCCTGAGGCGGCgccgcgggcccggccccgccgcggtGAGGGGGAACGGGCCCCGCGCGGTCCCGGCCGCCCCTGAGGGCAGCGCGGGGCTCCCGTGACGGCGGAGGGCGCCGGTGGCCGCGGGCCGGTTCGGTGCTCTCCAGCCGTCCCGGCTGGCAGGCCGTGTGGTGAAATCGGTCATTCAGGGTAACACGGGCTCGCCCCAGAACGCCCACTGTGCTGGTTTTCCTTCACGGGGAGAAAAGCCGAGGCCTGGGGGTAAGCGGGGGGATGCTGCGAATATCTGTGGAGGCTTCTCGCAGGTAAACACGGTGAAATCCCATCGTCAGGGTTGCTCCAGAGGCGGAAGACATTTTAGCCGAAAAACAACATTGAACAACCGTCTAGTTTAAAATTGTTCGAACATCAGACAGCCTTCCTCCAGTGGAAGTACGTGCGGGAGCTTTCATGGAGCCGAAAATGGATTTAGCTCTGAGTGGTGCTCACAGAACATCTGCCCAtcaggttggacatcagcaaggattttttccctgaaaggttgtcaagcactggcaTGGTGGTAGACTCACCATCCGTGGAGGTGTGCAAGAACCAACTGAACTGAAACACTGAGTGCTCAGCTCTGGTTGACAAGGTGCTGATCAATCGAGGGTTGGACTTGGTAATCTTGGAGATGTGCTAAGTCACAGGTTTCCTGTCTCTTGGGGTCCCAGAGAGTCCCAGGCTGTGCACCCCACATGTTAGGGAAGAAATGACAGTTAGACCCACTGGAAAATATCTTCTAATAGGAAGAATTTTTCCAGGATTCAGAATTTCTTAGTTGAGAATCTTGTTTTGCTCAGTTCAGTAGCCAAGCCAATGACTGTCAAGtattccttccttccctcccttgctcccttcccttccatcTGAgagtagaatcatagaatgttaaAGCTCATCTAGTCCCACCTaccctgccatgggtagggacaccttccactagatcaggctgctcagggttctgtccagcctggccttggacacttccaggagtggggcagccacagcttctctgggcaacctgtgccagtatCTATCTCACATAACAAGTGAGACTACAATTAGAAAAGTAGTCAGTATTAAATACCTTGTTCATTGGGGCTGTTCTCTGGAGAGATGGAAGATTCAAACAGATTCTCAGCTAGGAAGAACATCCTAGAGCTCAGCTGATAGCCTGGCTGTTCTACATCAGAGCGTATCACTTAGAACAGGCCTCTCTATAAATTCCAAAGAACCGTTGGAGGTGACTGCCTGACTTGGGAAGCTTGTTCCATGGGCTTTAGGACACTGAGCAGCTTGTTGGAGCAGACTGGAATacagctctgagcaacctgatctgaCTTTGCAGGTAGATCCAGGTCACtctggtcccttccagcctggattACTGTGTGCTCCCCTGGAACTCTTCCtaacagctgagggagcagctgggggaggcaGGTGATGCTCGGCAGCAGACTTGGACACTAACAGAAGTTCCTCAGAGATCCTGGTATTGATAACCACATAAGCTCTTTGTTCACCATTGAATGGGacctgattttcatttttaatttctatgtaTCTCATATATAGAGTGTGAAGCCTCCAGACTACATCTAAGATGACTTTTTGATTGTACCAGCATCACATTTACCTCTTTCTTCCTCAATCACATCATCTCATACTCCTGTGCTGAGAACCACATTCAGTGCACTAAAAACCACtgcctttattttccttaaattattttttatttgtactaAAACTCCTTGGTTTAGAGAATCAGACAGTAACAGAAGGTGGCCAGTGGAAAACCTGTCTACAAATTctaaatcccctttcccagtaTTGCCAAAGACCAAGGTTTCTGATTTGGCTCATGACCAGCAAGCACAAGCTCACGGGCTACAAATCAGGCTCAGCAAAGGGGGGATGGGGTTTGCTCTCAACACAAGACAAATATAATGGAATCTAGGAACAGGCAAAAAGCTAAATTCCATGCTTAATTATAGTTGTGGataaatttaattcaaaattatacTGCTGATTATACTTGGTACAGCTCTCTACAGCTTTCCAAAGGAGAAAATTCCGTCCTCAGTGAATTTTGAATCCTACTGTTGAATTAGAAGTTTGGGAAAgttaaaacagcaaaaacaccccacaccccaaaaaGAGACAGATGGCTGTCACAGATACACTATAATCACATGACagcacctcccactgtgccctACATATCGTACAACGAACCTCCCCAGCCACTCCAGATGCTTCCCGTTATCTGTTGTGaacaagcagctgctgcagcggCAATAGCCCAAGTGCTGTGAGTCAGTCAGTATTAATGGCACAAAACCCCTATCCCTGGCTAAAGCTGCGAGGCAAAAACAAGATTGCTTACAAAAGGTGTGGCCCAATTTCAATTGTTCTGCACACAGGTAATGGTTGCACTGCAAATACTCCTAAAGCTGAGCATTGCTCCCCCGAGCGCAGGGAATCACACCATGTATCAGCCATGGGTAAATTACAATTAAGGGCCTTTGACCACTGAGAACGTgaaggaggaagggagcagATTAACACCAAAGCAAATACCTGAAAAGATTGGAGCAACTGAGCTTGATTTAATGCTTAATCAGATCCAGAAGAGCCCTGACCTACATATTGACAgcatccctgggctgcaggCGCAGCCAGTTGAGCAGCCATGCAGCCACAGGGGAAGAGAGTTTAACATGCTGAATGTGAGGAAGCAGCCtcctggatgcagccctgcatcTGCTCCACAGCCTCACATTCCACTTTGACagagaaacaggattttttttagctGCTGGTGGTGATTTAGAGACTATGGAGGTAACACACTGATTATTTTTCAATACAAATGTGATGTGGCATTGTCAAAGTCTAATGGCAATCAGGCTTGAAAGAGCTCAGCTTTGCTCCATCAACAAGTTGGAAAAATCCACAGAAGTCATCCTGAATTCACTGAACCAAGGAGAGCAAGCCAGGGAGAGAGCCAGGTATGACCATGGAATCTGAAAAAGAACCTAATCTACATGTAGGGGAGAATGAGACTTGCTGCAAAAATCATCCCTTTTTTTCAGGAATACAAAAGATGAAGAACgttttttaaaacaagcagccacatcaaattttaaaataattgaactGATTGGTTCAGtgtaaaaccagaaaacatCAGAATTATTCATGTGAGAGAGATGGTAGAAGGACACTGGCGAGCTCAAAGGCCTGGGCCactgttttttaaagcagtCTTGGAAcaatgcagcagcagaagaggaaaattctTGTTCTTAGTACAAGTCTGAAAAAGCTAATTATATAAAAAGCTAATTACTGCATTTCCACTTCATCAAAACTTGTATTAAAGCAGGATCCTTGAGAAGGTGTCACTTTCCATAGAAGTTGTACCCCAGCAATGCAAAATGGTGggtggcagagcccagcacttGGGTGAGAGTCCAGGtcagagaatcagagaatcctagaatggtttggattgtcaggaaccttaaagctcatccagttccaaccctctTGCTGTGGACTAGACCACATTGCTCAAGGTCCCATTCCAACCTGGCTTTGTgtacttccagggatggggccagccacagcttctcttggcagccggtgccagggcctcaccataCTCACGGGcaacaatttcttcccaatatccagtctagtgctgctctctctctcagtttaaagccaatctcccttgtcctgtcactccaggttCCTGTCCCAAGGCCCCCTCCAGTTCTTTTGTAGCCCTTTTAGGCACTGGACTGAGACCTGGCCTCTCAggtctctctggagccttctgttctccaggtgaacacccccagctctcctagctcagctgcagagcagaggggctccatggcctcctctggtcTTGCAGGTCCATGTTCTTCTGCTATTGGGGATCCCAGAGCTAGACGCAGCATGGCAGGTGAGGACTCTGGGAGCAGAGTAGACACCAATGGACTGACAAAACCCAATAACCAAATCCTGTCAAGCAGACACcaagtgagatttttttatcaGCTTCTGTTCCTTCCTCTAACAGCACTCTCATTCCCCTTACATAACAATGGGGATTCAAGATAACAGCACTCTCTAACAGCACTCTCATTCCCCTTACATAACAATGGGGATTCAAGATAGTTTAAAAAGCTGAAGATGAAGAGGAGaagactgaaaatagaaataccTACCTCAAACCTATTTGCAGCACCTATTTCCTAATCTCACTGCCACTCCACCTCCCCATATTTAAACAGTGATTTTTGTACCAGTTCTGCCCTGGCATCCTCTGAAATCATCTGGAGCACTCTGGAGGAGCCAAGCCCGGATCCTCAGGCTGCCGAGGGTGAGGGTCACCCACCTCCAGCCACGTTAGAGCCAGTGCACGacagccctgcccacagcagagcagagcgggTCACGACGCGCCGGTCCCTCCAGGCGGGGCAGTGCCACACGGTGGCGCCGGGGCTCGCTGCGAGGGACGGGAGCCGTCAGCGAGCTCAGCCCCGGAGAGATGCGCTCCCGGGCATTCCgagaaaatgaaaagagcaGACTTTCTGTAGGTGGCCCTGAGAACGACCTTCAGTGGTACCatataaaactgtaaaaatccTTGATATAAACACAAGGGGAAGGGAACTGGGTTAGCTTTACAGGGCTGCCTGGCATTGGTCTCCAACGCTGGAGCCGTTCAAAGTCCAAAAAGCAGATTCTGGGCTGGTTCTGACACCACAGATGACAATGAGCAGTTGCTTTGAGGTTTCAAAGTCCATGGGAATAAATACAGTGTGTTTCAGAAGtcagcatttttaaatgcattcaaagcattttaaaaagagattccAGGGGAGAAAGGGACAGTCCAATAACATTTTGAGATGGCTGAGCTAAAGCTGGATAAACTCATGACCAGACAAACAGAACCCGTCACCAgcctttctctctcccaggaAGCTGTGGCACCCCTCCCCTGGGCATTGtccctgttccagcagcagccgGCTGTGTTCCTCTTCCCCGAGGACAAACACAGCAgtggaaaaggagcagagctgcctgaaaAGTGGGTCAAGCGTGGAATGAAACACCCACCATAGGATACTCCCAGGCAGGGCTTCTTCAGCTGTGTGctcccccaccctccccctcgcattttccttataaaataaagaataaagaagcAGAATAGAGCAGCCATCATTGCCGACTCCTGCACTGATGGCCACAATAAAGGTTTTTCAGAGCAAGGTTTAGGGTTAGGCTGGATGTAAAGGGGTCTTTTCTCAAACTCCTGAAAAAGAAAGGCAGTTGGGAACCAGGTTAAAGCCTTTCAGCCCAATCGATCATGCAATTAGCATTGTAAacaggacactgctcttttaCAGTTCAGtacttttggttttaaatgcATAATCTGGAAAACAGCCTATAGatttattgaaattaaaaaacaaactaaagcaacaaaaacaaaccaaaagaatCTAACCTCCAAAAACCCAGATGTATTTGGGGGAAAATCTACTGAGGAAGATGTATACAGAAGTCAAGACAACCAAAAGCAAAGACTGAGTTTAATTTATACAACCTTGTGCAATGATACGAGTAGCTGCAAAATGGAGAGCGTTCTCCTCAAAATCACTTTCCTGCAAGTTCTCATGTAGGATGCTCACCCTGATCACAGTGCTCCTCCTCCAATTAGCAGTCCCAGGTAGTATTAGCAACTAATGTTTTATACATTATTTATACCAGCAGCAATCATTTTAGTCTCCATCCCAAAGTTCTTTTCACCAGAGAGTA
This is a stretch of genomic DNA from Vidua chalybeata isolate OUT-0048 chromosome 15, bVidCha1 merged haplotype, whole genome shotgun sequence. It encodes these proteins:
- the SKP1 gene encoding S-phase kinase-associated protein 1 isoform X2, with protein sequence MTDFTTRPASRDGWRAPNRPAATGALRRHGSPALPSGAAGTARGPFPLTAAGPGPRRRLRPRGGALASVYCAASGAAPSLPENPSTGRSFPPDSIRLRCPLRTSRKAARVPVFTVSEPRSGVLLRRSRRAARALRGGERRVLPPSPARYKSAAAVGPERRHRLLTVRSRSHRRLTRLSFENCF